From a single Silene latifolia isolate original U9 population chromosome 6, ASM4854445v1, whole genome shotgun sequence genomic region:
- the LOC141588240 gene encoding uncharacterized protein LOC141588240, with product MSNNEQSTSNANNESEDLFEEFGGNNVNYNHLFETVTCFASRDEAFEWAQKIAFDNGFALIKASNGAKNRKQPELLGSYFRCSRANDINGKELIVWNILTSEKGGYHNHKVTKYKDGHRHFAGLNAEEKEFVRQQVRASISPRDIKNGLHQRTPDKPQPTSTQIYSVVNKFRREVRGTRNTARQMLAVAVAANYMEWHKTDSETKELSHVFMAHPEAVKLFRAYPHVVLIDSTYKTNVYKIALVEVVGVTPCGSSFLIATVLLPSESEDDYGWMLLRLGELLSCTGSSISAFVTDREMGLIAALESLHPSTPHLLCRWHINRAMEKQALSKENFMWYKDIIMHSPKSGWYRVINASTIDEFRSAWECFSEKWEEMALYVISTWGKYRKKFVNCYTNQYFHLGNTATSRVESSHSLLKAWLKSNNLNLDTMWFRIHSMLEALHSKIRYELEVSRSRPRNGDRVFSLLQENVSINAIEIMEEEIKRGIELGNVLEEHCGCVLRVTHGLPCACALIQLQRTGKRVHLDDVHAFWRTLEYGNIGVPPKTHDDELEKLFEEARACDPAKKRVIIEKLRDGLHPEDEEVKPPPVRENPKGRPRGSTTRNKSGFEHARKKPAKVSTPATTFVQHTVGDFDQGPVGAPLESGYNKGFLSTWTKKYAVPEEVRDFFDGWVDVGNDGHCGYRVVSHVARGRESDHLVMREWCIREIKAYEFYKDFLLLIVVCCLRVLPDTRRH from the exons atgtcaaacaacgagcaatCCACATCAAATGCTAACAACGAATCTGAG GATTTATTTGAGGAATTTGGTGGAAACAATGTTAATTACAACCACCTATTTGAGACGGTTACATGTTTTGCGAGTCGGGATGAGGCGTTTGAGTGGGCTCAAAAAATAGCTTTTGATAACGGGTTTGCCTTAATAAAAGCATCAAATGGGGCCAAAAATCGTAAACAACCCGAGTTGCTAGGCTCTTACTTTCGTTGTTCAAG GGCTAATGATATAAATGGAAAGGAGTTGATTGTTTGGAACATTTTGACCTCAGAGAAAGGTGGATATCACAACCACAAAGTAACAAAGTACAAAGACGGTCATAGGCATTTTGCTGGTTTGAATGCCGAAGAGAAAGAGTTCGTGAGGCAACAAGTCCGGGCGTCGATTTCCCCGAGAGATATTAAAAATGGTCTTCATCAAAGAACTCCCGATAAACCCCAACCTACAAGCACCCAAATTTATAGTGTGGTTAACAAGTTTCGGCGTGAAGTTAGAGGAACACGCAATACCGCTCGACAAATGTTGGCTGTAGCCGTTGCTGCTAATTATATGGAATGGCACAAAACAGATTCCGAGACAAAGGAGCTTAGTCATGTTTTTATGGCTCATCCGGAAGCGGTTAAACTGTTCCGTGCTTATCCACATGTGGTTCTTATTGACTCGACATACAAGACAAATGTTTACAAAATTGCTCTTGTTGAGGTTGTTGGTGTAACACCGTGTGGTTCTTCCTTCTTAATTGCTACGGTGCTCCTTCCGTCAGAGTCGGAAGACGATTATGGGTGGATGTTGTTGAGATTAGGGGAGCTACTAAGTTGTACGGGTTCATCTATTTCTGCCTTTGTCACTGATCGGGAGATGGGTTTGATCGCCGCTCTTGAGTCCCTTCATCCGAGCACTCCTCACCTTTTGTGTCGTTGGCACATTAACCGTGCTATGGAGAAACAAGCACTCTCAAAGGAGAATTTTATGTGGTACAAAGATATCATAATGCACAGTCCAAAAAGCGGTTGGTACCGCGTGATCAATGCATCCACCATTGATGAGTTTAGGAGCGCTTGGGAATGTTTTAGTGAAAAGTGGGAAGAGATGGCGCTTTATGTGATCAGTACATGGGGTAAATACAGGAAGAAGTTCGTGAACTGCTATACAAACCAATACTTTCATCTCGGAAACACGGCAACTTCCCGAGTAGAGTCCTCTCATTCACTTTTAAAAGCTTGGTTGAAGAGTAATAACCTAAACCTTGACACTATGTGGTTCCGTATTCATTCCATGCTTGAAGCGCTACACTCGAAGATTAGATATGAGCTAGAGGTTTCAAGGAGTAGGCCGCGAAATGGAGATCGTGTATTTTCATTGTTGCAAGAAAATGTGTCTATCAATGCCATTGAGATAATGGAAGAAGAGATTAAGAGAGGGATAGAGCTCGGGAATGTGTTGGAAGAGCATTGTGGATGTGTGCTAAGGGTTACTCATGGATTACCTTGTGCTTGTGCATTGATCCAGTTGCAAAGAACGGGTAAGAGGGTCCATCTTGACGATGTTCACGCTTTTTGGAGGACCTTGGAGTACGGCAATATTGGTGTACCACCCAAGACCCATGATGATGAGTTGGAGAAGCTGTTTGAAGAAGCTAGAGCTTGTGACCCGGCGAAGAAACGGGTAATCATTGAGAAATTGCGAGATGGTCTTCACCCGGAAGACGAGGAAGTTAAACCACCTCCTGTTAGAGAAAACCCCAAAGGGAGACCGAGGGGTTCTACTACCCGGAACAAGTCGGGATTTGAGCATGCAAGGAAGAAGCCTGCGAAAGTTTCTACTCCTGCGACGACATTTGTTCAACATACAGTGGGTGATTTTGATCAAGGACCGGTTGGTGCACCGTTGGAGTCCGGCTACAATAAGGGATTTTTGTCAACTTGGACTAAAAAGTATGCGGTCCCTGAAGAAGTACGGGATTTCTTTGATGGTTGGGTAGATGTCGGTAATGATGGTCATTGTGGTTATCGGGTGGTCTCGCATGTTGCACGGGGTCGGGAAAGTGACCATTTAGTCATGAGAGAGTGGTGTATTCGGGAGATTAAGGCATACGAGTTCTACAAGGATTTTTTGTTGCTGATAGTTGTGTGTTGCCTACGGGTCTTACCAGATACGAGGAGGCATTGA
- the LOC141586889 gene encoding uncharacterized protein LOC141586889, with protein sequence MGDMDSGNSASIQSSSTAGGGALDDQEFESHGGGDGGSGVLFSQSSLASFDNTGSFQLYSLNNGSSTYNNFDPLTNNFDTNFMINQNHNSDRTNNNDLGLLWPSTICSPLDNTNCTTPTTTVGPAASFSPNNNNNLLTRIGPGPVSIPSSGAPLVSDHPGPGGAVRNPKKRSRASRRAPTTVLTTDTNNFRQMVQEFTGIPAPPFSGRTRLDLLGETGIHVSSPGVHQTPYVLRPFPQKIVVPSNHLSINGSLNPQSSINNNNNNNHSVLTLQSLLRPSSSLAVENLYGSGINTGLGCNAAGFLINQFALGQVTTTTTATPTTNAITTTLNQDRLPLGRPVDDGGSSSRSAGTTLENYGGMTRSEGMVDSWICSSD encoded by the exons ATGG GGGACATGGATTCTGGGAATAGTGCGAGTATACAATCGTCGAGCACTGCCGGCGGCGGTGCTTTAGATGATCAAGAGTTTGAGTCACACGGTGGCGGAGACGGCGGCAGCGGGGTTTTGTTTAGCCAAAGTTCATTGGCTAGCTTTGATAATACGGGGTCGTTTCAACTTTACTCTCTCAACAATGGTTCATCAACCTACAATAATTTCGACCCACTTACCAATAATTTCGACACTAACTTTATGATTAATCAAAATCATAATAGTGATCGTACCAATAATAATGATTTGGGGTTGTTGTGGCCATCTACTATTTGCTCACCACTTGATAATACAAATTGCACTACTCCTACTACAACTGTGGGTCCTGCTGCTAGTTTTAgcccaaacaacaacaacaacctgctGACCCGTATTGGTCCGGGACCGGTATCGATACCGAGCAGCGGGGCTCCACTGGTGTCGGATCATCCAGGACCAGGTGGGGCCGTGCGAAACCCGAAGAAGCGGTCTAGAGCCTCTAGGAGGGCGCCAACAACTGTGCTTACTACTGATACCAATAACTTCAGGCAAATGGTTCAGGAGTTTACGGGTATACCCGCTCCTCCCTTCTCGGGTCGGACTCGGCTTGATCTTCTTGGTGAGACGGGTATTCATGTTTCTAGTCCAGGAGTTCACCAGACACCTTATGTTTTAAGGCCATTTCCGCAAAAGATAGTAGTCCCTAGTAATCATCTTTCTATAAATGGTAGTCTTAATCCCCAAAGttctattaataataataataataataatcactcAGTTCTCACGCTCCAATCCCTCCTCCGACCATCCTCATCCTTGGCGGTTGAAAACTTATATGGATCTGGTATCAATACAGGTCTGGGGTGTAACGCTGCTGGTTTTTTGATAAATCAGTTTGCTTTAGGCCAGGtaactactactactactgctACTCCGACTACTAATGCGATAACGACGACTCTTAACCAAGACCGTCTCCCTCTCGGTCGTCCGGTTGAcgatggagggagtagtagtagAAGTGCAGGTACTACCTTGGAAAATTACGGAGGTATGACAAGGAGTGAAGGTATGGTGGATTCTTGGATTTGTTCATCTGATTAA